One Ignavibacteria bacterium genomic window, GAAGCGGATCTTCACGTTGGTAGAGATCTCTCTGCGGATCACGGCTTCGATACCAACAAAGACAAGGTGTCCGCCGTCAAGTCCCGGAAGCGGGAGGAGGTTCATCACACCAAGGGAGATCGAGATCAAGGCCATGAACCTGAGGAAGGCCTCGAGTCCAAGGTCAGAGCTGCGGGAGGCCATCTTTGCGATCTGGATCGGTCCGCCAAAACTCTGCTTCACAGATACAGTACCGCGGAAGACGTGTGTGACCGAGGTGCCGATCATCGCGATGGTGTTTCCCGTCTCACTCACGGCCATGGTCAATGATTCGAAGACGGCAAAAGTCTCGGTCTTGCGCGGACCAACGTAGGAACCTTCAAGCTGAACACCGATCGTCGAGTCCGATCCAACGGTAAGGTTCACCGGCATTGGCGTTCCGTTTCGCTCAACATGGAGCGTGATCGGCTTTGATGCATGGGCGCGTACATAGCGCTGGAACTGAGGGAGAGCACGCACGGGCATGGAGTCTACGGCCAGCACAACATCTCCGGCCTGCACTCCGGCACGTCCGGCAGGCGACAGAGTAACCACACCACCGAACACGATCTTCATGTCCGAAGGGTACAGTCCCAAGCCCTGTCCGGCAGCCATCGAACGAACAAGGTCTGCACTTGCAAGCTCGATCGTCCGAGTAACACCCTCGCGTTGTACAACCACCTTCCGCATACCGGTGTTGGTTGAGAGACCGAGTTGTTCGGCACAATCTTCCCAAGTAGACACTGCAACACCATCAACGGATATCACCTTGTCGCCGGAAGCGAATCCAGATGCAGCAACGGTTGAGGTTGGGTCGACCCATGCGATCTTCGTTGTGGCCATTTCTTCGTGACCATAGAAGAGCGGCAAGAGCCAGAACACGACGATGGCCAACAAGAAATTCATGATCACGCCGGCACTGAGGACGATGGCCTTCTGCCAATTCTTCTTAGAACGGAACTCATAGGGTTCGGCCGGACGTCCCGCGAAGTCGGTATCCATGGACTCATCCACCATACCGAGGATCTTCACATATCCGCCGATCGGTAGGGCGCACAGTCGATAGTCCGTACCGCCGTCGAGCTCTAGGTCTGCGGGGAGTTTGCCAAACGAGAAGCCCGTCTTGGGATTCCATCCCATCACACGCGGACCCATCCCGATGGCGAAGACATCTGCGCGCATCCCCGTCCAACGAGCCGCAAGGAAGTGCCCAAGCTCGTGAATGAAGACGAGGACGCCGATGACGATGATAAAGGCAATTGTTGGCTGTAGAAATTCCATGTCGATCAGCTTTTCCATTGAGTACCGATGATGTATTCTGATGCCCGCCGACGCGCTTCGGCATCGATGGCAACAACGTCGTCCAATGACGGATGACCGACGTGTTCTATGTAATTGAGCGTCCACTCAATCGTTTTAGCGATCCCCAGATACGACAACTCCCCCACCAAGAAGGACGCTACGGCCACTTCATTGGCAGCATTGATCACGGCACCTGCAGAGCCCCCTGCCGTCAATGCGTCATAGGCAATGCGGAGGCACGGGAATCGGTTCAGATCTGGTGCTTCAAATGTGAGACTCCCGATCGTAGCCAGGTCCATTCGAGGTATGTCAAGGGGCATGCGGTACGGGTATGTCAGAGCGTATTGTATGGGAAGCAACATTGTCGGAAGCCCCATTTGCGCCTTCACGGAACCATCCACAAACTCCACCATGGAATGCACGATCGATTGAGGGTGAATCACTACTTCGATCTTTTCACCGGGCAGGTCAAAGAGCCAGCGCGCTTCGATCACCTCAAAGCCCTTGTTCATGAGCGTTGCGGAATCGATGGTGATCTTGGCACCCATCGTCCAATTGGGGTGTTTCAGCGCCATCGCCGGAGTAACGGAGGCCATTTCCTTGAGACTCAGCGAACGGAATGGACCGCCCGATGCAGTGATAACAAGGCGTGCCACGTCTGATGCGCGCTCACCTGCTAGACATTGAAGAATTGCACTATGTTCGGAGTCGACGGCGATCAAGGTTGCACTG contains:
- a CDS encoding 1-deoxy-D-xylulose-5-phosphate reductoisomerase, which encodes MPTAARRNVTILGSTGSIGTQGLDIVSRDPERFALRWITCNTKWQDLVEQVRRYQPYGVAIREESAWQSFRNALPDFTGPVLCGDEGICDAAADAENDVVLSAMVGFSGVLPTMAAIRAGHVIGLANKESLVSAGAVLVPAAAEHSATLIAVDSEHSAILQCLAGERASDVARLVITASGGPFRSLSLKEMASVTPAMALKHPNWTMGAKITIDSATLMNKGFEVIEARWLFDLPGEKIEVVIHPQSIVHSMVEFVDGSVKAQMGLPTMLLPIQYALTYPYRMPLDIPRMDLATIGSLTFEAPDLNRFPCLRIAYDALTAGGSAGAVINAANEVAVASFLVGELSYLGIAKTIEWTLNYIEHVGHPSLDDVVAIDAEARRRASEYIIGTQWKS
- the rseP gene encoding RIP metalloprotease RseP, which codes for MEKLIDMEFLQPTIAFIIVIGVLVFIHELGHFLAARWTGMRADVFAIGMGPRVMGWNPKTGFSFGKLPADLELDGGTDYRLCALPIGGYVKILGMVDESMDTDFAGRPAEPYEFRSKKNWQKAIVLSAGVIMNFLLAIVVFWLLPLFYGHEEMATTKIAWVDPTSTVAASGFASGDKVISVDGVAVSTWEDCAEQLGLSTNTGMRKVVVQREGVTRTIELASADLVRSMAAGQGLGLYPSDMKIVFGGVVTLSPAGRAGVQAGDVVLAVDSMPVRALPQFQRYVRAHASKPITLHVERNGTPMPVNLTVGSDSTIGVQLEGSYVGPRKTETFAVFESLTMAVSETGNTIAMIGTSVTHVFRGTVSVKQSFGGPIQIAKMASRSSDLGLEAFLRFMALISISLGVMNLLPLPGLDGGHLVFVGIEAVIRREISTNVKIRFQQVGIALLLILMAFVFYLDLTR